The Drosophila teissieri strain GT53w chromosome X, Prin_Dtei_1.1, whole genome shotgun sequence genome has a segment encoding these proteins:
- the LOC122623687 gene encoding uncharacterized oxidoreductase SSP0419, protein MEAMTMLVLGFQLLALFSIAGALLIYLICKVREDSVSASAGSHPSRVVLITSADTALGLQLCTHLANKGCRVFAGMKEAQDSLPAKLLCGWMKIREYSEEPIAGTIIPMRLDVTREDVLREATVVMGANLNADERGIAAVINTSGSVFRGQVESQDVQQWEHMLRTNILGTLRVAKAFVGFLRPTRGRLLYLGGVGGGGSAGNGGDGLVAFNASRVAVDKCAEELRKELHPYGVSVVALDTCGMTAESLYKAPVAQTMSLAVGAPTQYTADVLSPDALHVIERALWDFAPQQRYALLSHNKYQFALPCRSSLRLQRPVASTVGENGSQSV, encoded by the exons ATGGAGGCAATGACCATGCTGGTGTTGGGCTTCCAGTTGCTGGCGCTTTTTTCGATCGCCGGCGCGTTGCTTATCTACCTGATCTGTAAGGTGCGCGAGGATAGCGTCTCTGCCAGTGCGGGTAGTCATCCCAGTCGGGTGGTCTTGATAACCAGTGCGGATACCGCTTTGGGTCTTCAGTTGTGCAcccatttggccaacaaaggaTGTCGGGTTTTCGCTGGAATGAAAGAGGCCCAAGACTCGCTACCCGCCAAACTTCTTTGCGGTTGGATGAAGATCCGAGAGTACAGTGAGGAACCCATTGCAGGCACTATTATTCCGATGAGACTGGATGTTACTCGAGAGGATGTGCTTCGCGAGGCTACCGTTGTAATGGGCGCCAACTTAAATGCCGATGAGCGCGGGATTGCGGCCGTAATCAACACTAGTGGCAGTGTTTTCCGGGGCCAGGTTGAATCCCAGGATGTCCAGCAGTGGGAGCACATGCTCAGAACCAACATACTGGGCACTTTGCGTGTGGCCAAGGCCTTTGTGGGCTTCCTGCGTCCGACACGTGGAAGACTCCTTTACTTGGGAGGAGTTGGCGGAGGTGGAAGTGCTGGAAACGGAGGTGATGGACTGGTTGCCTTTAATGCCTCACGCGTTGCCGTAGACAAGTGTGCCGAAGAGCTGCGCAAGGAGCTGCATCCCTATGGCGTCAGCGTAGTTGCGTTGGATACCTGCGGCATGACAGCAGAGTCATTGTACAAGGCACCAGTGGCACAAA CCATGTCCTTGGCCGTTGGGGCTCCTACGCAGTATACAGCAGATGTGCTCAGTCCGGACGCCCTTCATGTGATCGAGCGGGCGTTGTGGGACTTTGCTCCGCAGCAACGCTATGCGCTCCTGAGTCACAACAAATACCAATTCGCGTTGCCATGTCGCTCCTCGCTGCGACTTCAGAGGCCAGTAGCTTCAACAGTCGGCGAGAACGGCAGTCAGTCGGTTTAA
- the LOC122623686 gene encoding molybdenum cofactor synthesis protein cinnamon, with protein MESVTFGVLTISDTCWREPAKDTSGPVLRQLIVETFANTQVIGNIVPDEKDLIQQELRKWIDREELRVILTTGGTGFAPRDVTPEATKQLLEKECPQLSMFITLKSIKQTQYAALSRGLCGIAGNTLIINLPGSEKAVKECFQTIKELLPHAVHLLGDDVSLVRKTHEEVQGSAPKGHICPNKTGTGTDSDRNSPYPMLAVQEVLSIIFNTVQKTTNLNKILLEMKAPVNIPPFRASIKDGYAMKSTGFSGSKRVLGCIAAGDSPNSLPLAEDECYKINTGAPLPLEADCVVQVEDTKLLQLDKNGQESLVDIMCEPQAGLDVRPVGYDLSTNDHIFPALDPSPVVVKSLLASVGNKLVISNPRVAIVSTGSELLSPRDQLTPGKIFDSNTTMLTELLVYFGYNCMHTSVLCDSFEQTRESLLDIFEVVDFVICSGGVSMGDKDFVKSVLEDLQFKIHCGRVNIKPGKPMTFASRNDKYFFGLPGNPVSAFVTFHLFALPAIRFAAGWDRCKCSLSVLNVKLLNDFSLDSRPEFVRASVISKSGELYASVNGNQISSRLQSIVGADVLIHLPARTSDRPLAKAGDVFPASVLRFDFISKYE; from the exons CGTAAGTGGATCGATCGGGAGGAGTTGCGAGTAATTTTGACTACCGGAGGAACGGGATTTGCACCACGGGATGTGACCCCAGAGGCCACTAAGCAGTTGCTGGAAAAGGAATGCCCACAACTTTCAATGTTTATTACACTAAAGTCCATTAAACAAACCCAATATGCGGCTCTTTCCCGAGGACTCTGTGGCATTGCAGGAAATACCCTCATCATAAACCTTCCTGGAAGCGAAAAGGCCGTAAAAGAGTGTTTCCAGACCATTAAGGAACTCTTACCCCATGCTGTTCACCTTTTAGGTGACGATGTGTCCCTGGTGCGGAAAACACATGAAGAGGTCCAAGGTTCCGCACCCAAGGGTCACATTTGCCCCAACAAAACTGGAACTGGCACAGATTCCGATCGAAATTCACCCTATCCAATGCTAGCCGTTCAAGAGGTGCTTTCAATAATCTTTAACACAGTGCAGAAGACGACCAATCTAAACAAGATTCTGCTGGAAATGAAAGCGCCGGTTAACATACCTCCGTTCAGGGCTTCCATCAAGGATGGCTATGCCATGAAGTCCACTGGGTTTTCTGGCAGTAAGCGTGTTTTGGGATGCATAGCCGCCGGAGATTCA CCTAATTCTTTGCCGCTGGCAGAGGATGAGTGCTACAAAATTAACACAGGGGCACCGCTACCCCTGGAGGCAGATTGCGTAGTGCAAGTGGAAGACACCAAGTTGCTGCAGTTAGATAAGAACGGCCAGGAAAGCCTCGTGGACATAATGTGTGAGCCACAAGCTGGATTAGATGTTCG ACCTGTGGGTTACGATCTTAGCACCAATGATCACATTTTTCCTGCTCTAGATCCTTCTCCCGTGGTGGTCAAATCGTTGCTGGCCTCTGTGGGCAATAAGTTGGTTATATCCAACCCCAGGGTGGCAATAGTGTCCACTGGAAGTGAGCTTCTTTCACCGCGCGATCAGCTTACTCCGGGAAAGATCTTCGACTCAAATACCACCATGTTGACGGAGCTACTGGTTTACTTTGGTTATAACTGCATGCACACGAGTGTGCTTTGCGATAGTTTTGAACAGACTAGGGAATCTCTGTTAGATATCTTCGAGGTGGTAGACTTTGTCATTTGCAGCGGTGGTGTCTCAATGGGCGATAAGGATTTCGTTAAGTCCGTGTTGGAAGACCTTCAATTTAAGATACACTGCGGCAGAGTGAACATAAAACCAGG CAAGCCCATGACCTTCGCCAGCCGGAATGATAAGTATTTTTTTGGCCTGCCCGGAAATCCAGTGTCAGCATTCGTTACTTTTCACCTGTTCGCCCTGCCCGCCATCCGCtttgctgctggctgggaTCGCTGCAAGTGCTCCCTATCTGTGCTCAACGTGAAG ttgCTCAATGACTTCAGCTTAGATAGCCGCCCGGAGTTCGTTCGGGCCTCAGTGATTTCGAAATCTGGGGAGTTGTATGCCAGCGTCAATGGAAATCAA ATTAGTAGTCGCTTGCAGAGCATTGTGGGTGCCGATGTTTTAATACATCTTCCAGCACGTACCTCTGATCGCCCATTGGCGAAAGCTGGTGATGTTTTCCCGGCCTCCGTGTTGCGCTTTGACTTTATCTCCAAGTACGAATAA